A genomic segment from Rhodohalobacter sp. SW132 encodes:
- a CDS encoding isoaspartyl peptidase/L-asparaginase family protein produces the protein MNIPAIVIHGGSGTITFGSKDSELKTLYLESLESALEEGFKMLKDGYSATECVCKAVSVLEDCNLFNAGKGSVFTAKGEHEMDAAIMDGKTLKAGAVAGLRGVKNPVLVAYDVLQNTPFVMIAGEEAIEYARQKNFKFETDSYFFSQLRYNQWQEIKGEGEMQLDHSGEGTKFGTVGAVAVDAEGNVAAATSTGGMTNKAWGRVGDTPLIGSGTYANNRTCAISCTGHGEYFIRGVVAYDVSCRMEYGGKTLEQAANKVIHEKLKVMGGEGGLIAVDTSGNISMPFNTKGMYRGMKNSTQTITRIFE, from the coding sequence ATGAATATACCTGCGATAGTTATTCACGGCGGTTCAGGAACGATCACTTTTGGCTCCAAAGATTCTGAGTTAAAGACTCTGTACCTGGAGTCACTGGAATCCGCTTTAGAGGAGGGTTTTAAAATGTTAAAAGACGGGTATTCAGCCACTGAGTGTGTCTGTAAAGCGGTAAGCGTTCTGGAAGATTGTAACTTGTTCAATGCAGGTAAAGGATCCGTTTTTACGGCAAAGGGAGAGCATGAGATGGATGCTGCCATTATGGATGGAAAGACCCTTAAAGCGGGTGCAGTGGCAGGTCTCCGGGGAGTGAAAAATCCGGTTCTTGTCGCATATGATGTTCTGCAAAATACACCCTTTGTTATGATTGCCGGGGAGGAGGCGATAGAGTATGCCCGCCAAAAGAATTTCAAATTTGAGACCGACTCCTACTTTTTTTCTCAGCTTCGCTACAATCAGTGGCAGGAGATCAAGGGGGAAGGGGAGATGCAGCTGGATCACTCCGGGGAAGGAACGAAATTTGGAACCGTGGGAGCTGTTGCCGTGGATGCAGAGGGGAATGTGGCTGCTGCAACATCAACAGGCGGAATGACAAACAAGGCCTGGGGCCGGGTGGGCGACACCCCTCTGATTGGTTCGGGAACCTATGCAAACAACAGAACCTGCGCGATATCCTGCACGGGCCACGGGGAGTATTTTATCCGCGGGGTTGTTGCCTATGACGTATCGTGCAGGATGGAATATGGGGGCAAGACTCTTGAACAGGCCGCAAATAAGGTGATTCATGAAAAGCTGAAAGTGATGGGGGGTGAAGGCGGATTGATTGCTGTTGATACTTCAGGAAATATCAGCATGCCATTTAACACCAAAGGGATGTACAGAGGCATGAAGAACAGTACTCAAACCATCACCCGGATTTTTGAATGA
- a CDS encoding cyanophycinase, whose protein sequence is MKTPKGTLIAIGGNEQKKFKKTDESFHPQFGEGFILQDIINNSDASNPRIEVITTASEIPDIVGKKYKETFLRLGVENVGILDIQDRDEADDSSTLERISNSDIILFSGGDQSKISRIIKDTLSHQLLRERYHKEKFTIAGTSAGAVVMSDKMISGGRNGTIIRKNDLKTGTGLGLIPEIVFDSHFIKRNRFGRLAEAVALHPDKLGVGLGEDTGVIIREGNILEIIGSGIVVIFDGSNLNYNQYGKLKNRIPISLANLTVHVLATRDRYNIREKLAKIHYDSRHHQSAVKKSG, encoded by the coding sequence ATGAAGACACCAAAAGGAACACTGATTGCCATTGGCGGTAATGAGCAAAAGAAGTTTAAAAAAACAGATGAGAGTTTTCACCCCCAATTCGGAGAGGGGTTCATTCTTCAGGATATCATTAACAACTCCGATGCGTCCAATCCACGGATTGAGGTGATTACAACTGCCTCTGAAATTCCCGATATCGTGGGAAAAAAATATAAAGAAACATTTTTGAGACTTGGGGTAGAGAATGTCGGTATTTTAGATATTCAGGACAGAGACGAAGCTGATGACTCCTCTACTCTGGAACGCATTAGCAACTCCGATATCATTCTGTTTTCAGGCGGAGATCAGAGTAAAATCAGCCGGATCATAAAAGATACATTGTCCCATCAACTGCTCAGAGAACGCTATCATAAAGAGAAATTTACCATAGCCGGAACAAGTGCAGGTGCTGTTGTTATGTCTGATAAGATGATATCAGGAGGGCGAAATGGTACGATTATACGAAAGAATGATCTAAAAACGGGGACAGGACTTGGTTTGATTCCTGAGATTGTTTTCGACAGCCATTTTATCAAAAGAAATCGATTTGGAAGACTTGCAGAGGCTGTTGCCCTTCATCCCGATAAACTGGGTGTGGGCCTGGGTGAAGATACCGGGGTTATTATCAGGGAAGGAAATATTCTGGAAATTATTGGATCAGGTATTGTTGTTATTTTTGACGGGAGCAATCTAAATTATAATCAATATGGCAAGCTGAAGAACAGGATACCGATTTCCCTTGCCAATTTAACGGTACATGTTTTAGCTACTCGTGACCGCTATAATATCCGCGAGAAGCTTGCAAAGATTCACTATGATTCAAGGCATCATCAATCAGCGGTTAAGAAATCCGGGTGA
- the cphA gene encoding cyanophycin synthetase — MNILNINVMSGPNNWSVKRHQLIVLELDIGDLEYLPTNEIDGFYERITALLPGLYDHHCSEGEPGGFFARVKEGTWIGHVIEHIAIELQVMADIDTSFGQTRGTGVKGHYFVVFDCADEESGRLTAEIAVLIAQNLVDGTETDLDQHIEEIKMKNRENSPGPSTSSILKEALSRDIPTIKLEDNSTWQLGYGCNQKRISATITSATSNTAVETVCNKEVCRDLLKSMSVPIAEGDAIDSLDELKDLIDSLGFPLVIKPAKGNQGRGVTTDITSFEEAEKAFGFASTICKRVIVEKYIPGFDYRLLMVDGKLAAAAKRTPAHVVGDGKSTVQQLIDKVNRDPKRGDGHENVLTKIKIGPAAKTILSQKNYTLSTVLKSNEILHLDYAANLSKGGTAEDVTERVHPDVVKVASRVSKITGLDICGIDLMAKTLTKPLSETGGVVLEVNAAPGFRMHLSPSKGAPQNVAAPVVDMLFPDEKSARIPIMAVTGTNGKTTTTRLISHIMKEAGRSVGYTTTDGVYVNDQRLMKGDCGGPKSAQLILKDPTVDTAVLECARGGILRAGLGFDRCDVAAVTNVAADHLGMKGIQTLDQMADLKSVVPESVHPGGHAVLNADDDRVYAMRKKLQCKPVLFSMQDDSIRLKRHRKAGGICAVLTDKTVVIWDGQDTHTIEHIENIPLSFDGRALFMIENILAAVAVAYTQKISPAVISRSLRNFKPSPEQTPGRMNLFQFEDFDVLVDYCHNPAGMNAIKEFIDNSSYLYKTGIICGIGDRREEDSLELGHLAAELFCKIIIREDSDLRGKNAGETSAIVRRGIEKSCYNPPVVNIANEKQALLFAMENALPGTLVMLSVEHIEEVTSLLKKMQLQENDKRITKPVRKVIQMKKDHPAEMNMLQQ, encoded by the coding sequence ATGAATATTCTGAATATTAATGTTATGTCCGGACCGAATAATTGGTCTGTAAAACGACACCAGCTTATAGTATTAGAGCTGGATATCGGTGATCTGGAATACCTGCCAACAAATGAAATAGATGGATTTTATGAGAGGATAACTGCGCTTTTACCCGGCCTTTATGATCACCACTGTTCGGAAGGGGAGCCGGGTGGATTTTTTGCCCGGGTTAAAGAAGGCACATGGATCGGCCACGTCATAGAGCATATCGCGATAGAGTTACAGGTTATGGCCGATATTGACACCAGTTTTGGACAAACCCGCGGAACCGGTGTAAAGGGCCACTATTTTGTGGTATTTGATTGCGCAGATGAAGAGTCAGGAAGGCTCACTGCTGAAATAGCTGTTTTGATAGCTCAGAACCTGGTTGATGGAACTGAAACAGACCTTGATCAACATATTGAAGAGATTAAAATGAAGAATAGAGAGAATAGCCCCGGCCCAAGTACGTCGTCAATCCTTAAGGAAGCGCTTTCACGTGATATACCAACTATTAAACTTGAAGATAACTCCACATGGCAGTTGGGATATGGCTGTAATCAAAAAAGAATATCTGCCACAATCACCTCAGCTACCAGTAATACTGCCGTTGAAACAGTGTGTAACAAAGAGGTCTGCCGGGACCTTTTAAAGAGTATGTCGGTGCCGATTGCAGAGGGTGATGCTATCGATTCATTAGACGAACTAAAAGATTTGATTGATTCACTGGGATTTCCACTTGTAATTAAACCGGCAAAAGGTAACCAGGGGCGTGGTGTTACAACAGATATCACCTCGTTCGAGGAAGCAGAGAAAGCATTCGGGTTTGCATCAACGATTTGTAAGCGGGTCATCGTTGAAAAATATATTCCCGGTTTTGACTATCGCCTTCTTATGGTTGATGGAAAATTGGCTGCTGCTGCCAAACGTACACCGGCCCATGTGGTTGGGGACGGAAAATCAACCGTTCAGCAACTCATTGATAAAGTAAATCGCGATCCAAAACGGGGTGATGGTCACGAGAATGTTCTCACGAAGATAAAGATTGGTCCTGCAGCAAAGACCATTTTATCCCAAAAAAACTATACCCTCAGCACGGTTCTGAAGAGTAATGAAATACTTCATTTAGACTATGCGGCAAACCTTAGCAAAGGGGGCACTGCTGAAGATGTGACTGAACGCGTACATCCGGATGTGGTGAAAGTAGCCTCAAGAGTGAGTAAAATCACAGGTCTCGATATTTGCGGAATCGATCTTATGGCTAAAACCTTAACCAAGCCCCTGTCAGAAACAGGAGGAGTTGTGCTAGAGGTGAATGCTGCACCCGGATTTCGAATGCATCTTTCTCCCTCAAAAGGAGCGCCGCAAAATGTAGCCGCACCCGTAGTAGATATGCTTTTTCCGGATGAGAAGAGTGCCCGGATACCTATCATGGCTGTAACCGGTACCAATGGAAAAACCACAACAACACGGCTGATTTCACATATTATGAAAGAGGCCGGGCGCAGCGTTGGGTACACTACAACGGATGGAGTTTACGTAAATGATCAGAGGCTTATGAAAGGAGACTGCGGGGGGCCCAAAAGTGCTCAGCTTATCCTGAAGGATCCCACAGTGGACACCGCTGTACTCGAATGTGCCAGAGGTGGAATTTTGCGTGCCGGACTCGGATTTGACAGGTGTGATGTTGCCGCAGTTACAAATGTTGCAGCCGACCACCTTGGTATGAAAGGAATTCAGACTCTCGATCAGATGGCAGACCTGAAATCGGTGGTGCCTGAAAGTGTACATCCGGGCGGACATGCCGTACTTAACGCCGATGATGACAGAGTATATGCAATGCGAAAAAAATTGCAGTGTAAGCCGGTACTTTTCTCAATGCAGGATGACAGTATTCGATTGAAACGGCATCGCAAGGCTGGCGGGATATGTGCAGTATTGACTGACAAAACTGTTGTTATCTGGGATGGACAGGATACTCATACCATTGAACATATTGAGAATATACCGCTTAGCTTTGATGGACGCGCCCTGTTCATGATCGAGAATATACTTGCGGCTGTAGCAGTGGCTTATACACAAAAAATATCTCCCGCAGTGATAAGCAGATCATTGAGAAATTTTAAGCCATCACCGGAACAAACACCAGGCAGGATGAACCTGTTTCAATTTGAAGATTTCGATGTATTGGTGGATTACTGCCATAATCCTGCAGGCATGAATGCGATCAAAGAATTTATTGATAACTCTTCTTACCTCTATAAAACAGGCATCATTTGTGGTATCGGAGATCGAAGAGAAGAAGACAGTCTTGAGCTGGGTCATCTTGCAGCGGAGCTTTTTTGCAAAATCATTATACGGGAAGATTCTGATCTGAGAGGGAAAAATGCCGGTGAAACATCAGCAATAGTAAGACGTGGAATTGAAAAATCCTGCTATAATCCGCCAGTTGTAAATATTGCAAATGAAAAGCAGGCACTCCTGTTTGCAATGGAAAATGCATTGCCGGGCACACTCGTCATGCTCAGTGTTGAACACATCGAAGAGGTGACCAGCCTGCTGAAAAAGATGCAGCTTCAGGAGAATGATAAACGGATTACCAAGCCGGTCAGAAAAGTTATTCAAATGAAAAAAGACCATCCTGCAGAGATGAATATGCTGCAACAGTAA
- a CDS encoding GAF domain-containing sensor histidine kinase: MESPKLDKEFNRVLELSEYDLDYSSLNDHFKDLNKLAARIAGTEISLVNIIDSYTQWTVSEHGLDIDSMPREDSVCQYTILNGNQLEIKDLSKDERVKDKLYVQGDPHLRYYFGLPLKTTEGNNIGALCVLDTAEKDLTPEKINLLKIIASEIVSRLENVKKVHVLQNRIEELKENQRKVSHDIRGPLGGIIGLSELIKEQGRENKIDDILEMMDLIGKGGKSIMELAEEILGASENNQPGQNEFNLKTFKNKLEQLYIPQAQTKGVKLEINISDKNLDVPFVKNKLLQIIGNLISNAIKFTPEHGRVTVAILLDKEEENKKLHINVSDTGVGIDESQLAEIRSGTGKSTNGTSGECGYGFGLSLVNHLVESLEGSLNIQSEVGKGSTFVVTLPRV, encoded by the coding sequence ATGGAATCACCGAAGCTTGATAAAGAGTTCAATCGTGTTCTTGAACTGTCAGAATATGATCTTGATTATTCTTCACTGAATGATCACTTCAAAGATCTCAATAAACTGGCCGCCCGAATTGCCGGAACGGAAATCTCCCTTGTTAATATTATCGATAGCTATACCCAGTGGACCGTATCGGAACACGGTCTGGACATTGACAGCATGCCGCGCGAAGACTCAGTGTGCCAGTATACCATACTGAATGGTAATCAGCTGGAAATCAAGGATTTGAGTAAAGATGAACGGGTAAAAGATAAATTATATGTCCAGGGAGATCCGCATCTGAGGTACTATTTTGGATTACCTTTGAAAACTACAGAAGGAAATAATATCGGGGCCCTCTGTGTGCTGGATACCGCCGAAAAAGATCTTACTCCTGAGAAAATCAATCTGCTCAAAATTATTGCGAGCGAAATTGTAAGTCGCCTCGAGAATGTAAAGAAGGTTCATGTTCTTCAGAATAGAATTGAAGAATTAAAGGAAAACCAGCGAAAAGTAAGTCATGATATCCGGGGCCCTCTGGGAGGAATCATCGGTTTGTCTGAGCTCATAAAAGAGCAAGGCAGAGAGAACAAAATTGATGATATCCTTGAGATGATGGATCTGATCGGGAAGGGCGGAAAATCTATCATGGAGCTGGCTGAAGAAATCCTGGGGGCGTCTGAAAACAATCAGCCTGGTCAAAATGAATTCAACCTCAAGACATTTAAAAACAAATTGGAACAGCTTTACATACCCCAGGCTCAGACAAAGGGTGTGAAATTAGAGATAAACATTTCGGATAAGAATCTGGATGTACCTTTTGTTAAAAATAAACTACTTCAGATTATCGGTAATTTAATCTCTAACGCCATCAAATTTACGCCTGAACATGGACGTGTAACGGTTGCTATTTTGCTTGATAAAGAAGAGGAAAATAAAAAACTGCACATAAACGTGTCGGATACGGGAGTTGGGATTGACGAGAGTCAACTTGCAGAGATCCGCAGCGGAACGGGAAAATCCACGAACGGTACGTCTGGAGAATGCGGATATGGTTTTGGTCTCTCCCTGGTTAATCACCTCGTTGAGTCCTTAGAAGGAAGCCTTAATATACAATCTGAAGTAGGAAAAGGCAGTACTTTCGTAGTTACGCTGCCGCGCGTGTAG
- a CDS encoding dienelactone hydrolase family protein translates to MKTGRAIFWVFISSFVILISLVIITPRDSLAQDSTSDVGNFYPFLEAYSSGHSNSLSFLENDRTDIESWRTEARSKLDELLAFHPDHAPLDPQVLDSSKRQGYTQYRVQYNLNALQKTEAFLLIPDNLEDPAPAVIALHDHGGFYYYGKEKHNRIDDQPEILETYINNLYDGRTYADELAMRGFVVLSPDAFYFGSQRIDPDKITPENTSGYSRNTHENIDEKIDAFNNLASKHEIPMQKTILTAGTTWPGIMLQGDRRAIDFLLSRSEVDSSRIGVMGLSLGGLRTTYLFGMDSRIKAGVIAGFSSSYEQMLRRHLRHTWMMYVPRQYQFLDLPDVASLNAPNPLLILNAERDHLFPMEGMKAAEEKLRRIYARMGADEQFQTNYYDLPHSMSIPMQEDAFDWLERWLK, encoded by the coding sequence ATGAAAACAGGCCGAGCCATCTTTTGGGTGTTCATATCCAGTTTCGTGATATTAATTTCTCTGGTCATTATCACACCCCGGGATTCTCTCGCCCAGGATTCAACTTCCGATGTCGGGAATTTTTACCCGTTCCTTGAAGCCTACAGCTCCGGCCATAGTAACAGCTTGTCTTTTCTTGAGAACGACCGTACCGATATAGAATCGTGGAGAACAGAAGCCCGGTCCAAACTCGATGAACTCCTCGCTTTCCATCCGGATCATGCCCCCCTTGATCCTCAGGTTCTCGATTCCTCTAAACGCCAGGGTTATACGCAATATCGTGTACAATACAACCTGAATGCCCTGCAAAAAACCGAGGCTTTCCTTTTGATCCCAGATAATCTTGAAGATCCTGCCCCGGCGGTGATTGCACTGCATGACCATGGCGGATTTTATTATTACGGCAAAGAGAAGCACAATCGGATTGATGATCAACCTGAAATTTTAGAGACCTATATCAATAATTTATATGATGGGCGGACCTATGCCGATGAGCTGGCCATGCGGGGTTTTGTGGTCCTCAGCCCGGATGCCTTCTATTTCGGATCTCAGCGGATTGATCCCGATAAAATCACACCGGAAAATACCTCAGGTTATTCCCGGAATACCCATGAAAATATCGACGAAAAAATTGATGCGTTCAACAATCTCGCAAGTAAACATGAGATCCCGATGCAGAAAACCATTTTAACTGCCGGCACTACCTGGCCGGGCATTATGCTGCAGGGCGATCGACGCGCGATCGACTTCCTGCTTTCACGATCCGAAGTTGATTCATCACGCATCGGAGTGATGGGCCTTTCTCTTGGCGGCCTGCGCACCACCTATCTTTTCGGAATGGATTCCCGAATAAAGGCGGGCGTCATTGCCGGTTTTTCCAGTTCCTACGAACAGATGCTGCGCCGCCATCTTCGTCACACCTGGATGATGTACGTTCCCCGGCAATATCAATTCCTGGATCTTCCAGATGTTGCCTCACTGAATGCCCCAAATCCACTTCTTATTTTGAATGCTGAGCGGGACCATCTTTTTCCTATGGAGGGAATGAAAGCTGCGGAAGAAAAACTGAGGCGAATTTATGCCAGAATGGGAGCTGATGAGCAATTTCAAACTAATTATTACGATCTGCCTCACTCCATGTCGATCCCTATGCAGGAGGATGCTTTTGACTGGCTGGAAAGGTGGCTAAAGTGA
- the yiaK gene encoding 3-dehydro-L-gulonate 2-dehydrogenase, whose translation MSDLRIPYQTLIDTFREILLEYAFTADRAELCATLFAKASLDGVASHGLNRFPFFLNYIQEGYIDVNAEPECTDSIGSFERWDGNLGPGNLNAHHCMGRAIELAKEYGMGCVALKNTNHWMRGGNFGWQAVDEGCIGICFTNTKPNMPAWGGSEPVLGNNPVVIAVPRKNGPVVIDMALAQFSYGKMHSYKNRGEQLPFDGGFDENGSLTKDPGEIIEKELALPIGLWKGAGLSLVLDMVASVLSNGNATHDIGQMEEEHAISQLFLCFYPPKLGTSPFSDKKLDAIIDNLKASSVFGDSDVRYPGEATLARRRENLEHGVPVDKDTWEHVLTLGPKLNS comes from the coding sequence ATGAGTGATTTGAGAATACCGTACCAAACTTTAATTGATACTTTCAGGGAGATTCTCCTGGAATACGCCTTCACCGCTGACCGCGCAGAGCTTTGTGCTACCCTGTTTGCCAAAGCCAGCCTTGACGGGGTAGCATCGCACGGGCTGAACCGGTTTCCATTTTTTTTGAACTATATACAGGAAGGTTATATCGATGTGAATGCAGAGCCGGAATGTACAGATTCAATTGGATCGTTTGAACGCTGGGATGGCAACCTGGGTCCTGGCAATTTAAATGCTCATCATTGCATGGGCCGGGCCATTGAACTGGCAAAAGAATATGGAATGGGCTGCGTAGCGCTGAAAAACACCAACCACTGGATGCGTGGCGGCAACTTTGGCTGGCAGGCTGTGGATGAAGGATGCATAGGGATCTGTTTCACAAACACGAAACCCAACATGCCCGCCTGGGGCGGCAGTGAACCTGTTCTCGGAAATAATCCGGTGGTGATTGCGGTGCCCAGGAAAAACGGACCTGTGGTGATAGATATGGCGCTTGCCCAATTTTCCTATGGTAAAATGCATTCCTATAAAAACCGAGGTGAGCAGCTTCCATTCGATGGTGGGTTTGATGAAAACGGGAGTCTGACAAAGGATCCCGGAGAAATTATCGAAAAAGAATTGGCACTCCCGATCGGACTCTGGAAGGGAGCCGGTCTGTCCCTCGTACTGGATATGGTCGCCTCAGTATTATCTAATGGAAATGCCACCCATGATATCGGGCAGATGGAGGAAGAGCACGCCATATCCCAGCTGTTTCTCTGCTTTTATCCGCCGAAACTTGGTACTTCTCCCTTTTCGGATAAGAAACTTGACGCCATTATTGACAACCTGAAAGCCTCCTCCGTTTTCGGTGATTCTGATGTACGATATCCCGGCGAGGCCACCCTGGCCCGGCGCAGGGAAAACCTGGAACACGGAGTGCCGGTTGATAAAGATACCTGGGAGCACGTTCTTACTCTTGGGCCCAAACTTAACTCTTAA
- a CDS encoding Gfo/Idh/MocA family protein: MKSFPDSEVRWGILGAGDVCEVKSAPVMNIIEHSKLVAVMRRTGEKAKDYAERHQVPKWYDDADKLLNDPDINAIYIATPPDAHEYLAKKAFAAGKPVYVEKPMARTSLECRSMIAASSQAGLPLYVAYYRRALPNFLKIKALVDKGVIGDVRLVNIQLHKPANPDLVAKTDNDWRVKPEVAGGGYFYDLASHQLDFLDFLLGPIETATGFAGNQAGLYEANDIVTGSFRFENGVMGTGSWCFTASDASSIDQTIITGNLGQITYPTFDGSDVVLETDKNGRETFEFDLPKHIQQPLIQLVVDDLLGMDECPSTGVTGARTNNVMELITR; this comes from the coding sequence ATGAAAAGCTTTCCTGATTCAGAAGTCAGATGGGGTATTCTTGGAGCAGGGGATGTATGCGAAGTAAAAAGTGCTCCGGTCATGAATATAATCGAGCATTCAAAGCTGGTAGCTGTGATGCGCCGGACCGGGGAAAAAGCCAAAGATTATGCCGAACGTCATCAGGTTCCCAAATGGTATGATGATGCCGATAAGCTTCTAAATGATCCCGACATCAACGCTATCTACATCGCCACTCCGCCCGATGCTCACGAATATCTCGCCAAAAAAGCCTTTGCAGCAGGAAAGCCGGTGTATGTCGAAAAACCGATGGCACGGACATCCCTCGAATGCCGGTCGATGATCGCGGCATCCTCGCAGGCTGGCCTCCCGCTTTATGTGGCGTACTATCGCCGGGCTCTTCCCAACTTTCTCAAAATCAAAGCACTTGTCGATAAAGGAGTGATCGGCGACGTTCGCCTGGTCAACATTCAGCTCCACAAACCTGCAAATCCGGATTTAGTAGCAAAGACAGATAATGATTGGCGGGTAAAACCGGAAGTCGCCGGAGGCGGTTATTTTTACGATCTCGCATCCCATCAGCTCGATTTCCTTGACTTTCTTCTGGGGCCTATTGAAACAGCAACTGGGTTTGCCGGGAACCAGGCCGGTCTGTATGAAGCCAATGATATCGTAACCGGCAGCTTTCGTTTTGAAAATGGCGTGATGGGCACCGGAAGCTGGTGTTTTACGGCTTCGGATGCATCCTCTATTGATCAAACCATCATCACTGGAAATTTGGGACAAATCACCTACCCGACTTTTGACGGATCCGACGTAGTTCTGGAGACTGATAAAAACGGCCGGGAAACGTTCGAGTTTGACCTCCCAAAACATATTCAGCAGCCCCTGATTCAATTGGTAGTGGATGATCTGCTTGGTATGGATGAATGCCCAAGTACTGGTGTGACCGGAGCACGGACCAACAATGTGATGGAACTCATAACCCGGTGA
- a CDS encoding ice-binding family protein: MRKDKQFLKSIAITTLLFTGFTAGSIAQDATTIVNPEAESPVILSTNPAGGEENVDLRSVIEITFSSEMDETTINENTLKLYITSADSMNKDQGENMDDRIKERSEKKDSEKDWQQNNGAVSGTISYSGNVAVFEPDTELKEGAEYTFTVTSGVKNSENIALENEHNWSFSTNGSSDWAYTENQHSTLDTDRYGLENNQYRDSAADTTQKSTTTMIDLGKAGQFVILAKTNIHNGSESMITGRTGEGSVSDTTETEKTKEEKAFADSVRQTTSDEVIVWQSDQSDTTSQDVSEAIEDMMSAYNNASSQNGNDTASHKNGSFQDSTLTSGTHEWSDSLHIHYDVTLSGSEEDVWLFKVGSDLMIDENIVITLTDGARADNVFWFVEGEVTIGKNAQFEGIILSKNDIKLENGAKLNGRMFSQTSITLDDNTVTEPRSMAGQTTSTNR, from the coding sequence ATGAGAAAAGATAAACAGTTTTTAAAAAGCATTGCCATTACAACTCTGCTCTTCACCGGTTTTACTGCCGGCAGTATTGCACAGGATGCAACCACTATTGTAAACCCTGAGGCAGAATCACCCGTTATTCTATCAACAAATCCCGCCGGTGGTGAGGAAAATGTTGATCTGCGTAGTGTTATTGAGATCACATTCAGCAGCGAGATGGATGAAACAACGATTAACGAAAATACATTAAAATTATATATAACGTCTGCAGATTCAATGAATAAAGATCAAGGCGAGAATATGGATGATCGTATAAAAGAGAGATCAGAAAAAAAGGATTCTGAAAAAGACTGGCAGCAAAATAACGGCGCTGTTAGTGGTACCATCAGCTATTCTGGCAACGTTGCGGTTTTCGAACCTGACACAGAATTGAAAGAGGGTGCCGAATACACTTTTACCGTAACAAGCGGCGTGAAAAATTCAGAGAATATTGCTCTGGAAAATGAACATAACTGGAGTTTTTCAACGAATGGTTCATCTGATTGGGCATACACCGAAAATCAACACAGCACCCTTGATACGGATAGATATGGTTTGGAGAATAACCAATACAGGGACAGCGCTGCAGATACGACACAAAAAAGTACGACAACCATGATTGATCTTGGTAAAGCCGGCCAGTTTGTAATTCTCGCAAAAACAAACATCCATAATGGATCCGAATCAATGATAACGGGACGCACCGGAGAAGGTTCTGTATCAGATACAACAGAAACTGAGAAAACAAAAGAAGAGAAAGCTTTTGCAGATTCAGTACGACAGACTACTTCCGACGAGGTTATTGTATGGCAATCAGACCAAAGCGACACAACATCTCAGGATGTCAGTGAAGCGATCGAAGATATGATGTCTGCCTACAATAATGCATCGAGTCAGAATGGGAATGATACTGCAAGCCACAAGAACGGAAGTTTTCAGGATTCTACGTTGACCTCCGGAACCCATGAATGGAGTGACTCGCTCCATATTCATTATGATGTGACTCTTTCAGGCAGTGAAGAGGATGTATGGCTTTTCAAAGTAGGTAGTGATCTTATGATAGATGAAAATATCGTAATTACTTTAACCGACGGAGCCCGGGCAGACAATGTCTTTTGGTTTGTAGAAGGTGAAGTAACCATCGGCAAGAATGCACAATTTGAGGGGATCATTTTGTCCAAAAATGATATCAAACTTGAAAATGGTGCAAAACTGAACGGAAGGATGTTTAGTCAAACATCCATAACCCTTGATGATAATACTGTAACCGAACCAAGAAGTATGGCCGGCCAAACTACATCAACAAACAGATAA
- a CDS encoding YqaE/Pmp3 family membrane protein — MDIIKIIFAIILPPLGVFLEVGLTGAFWLNILLTILGYIPGIIHAIWIIAKH; from the coding sequence ATGGATATTATAAAAATCATTTTTGCAATCATCCTGCCGCCACTCGGGGTATTTTTAGAAGTTGGATTAACCGGCGCTTTCTGGCTGAATATACTGCTGACAATTCTTGGTTATATTCCCGGCATCATTCATGCAATATGGATCATTGCAAAGCACTAA